The following proteins are encoded in a genomic region of Dyadobacter sp. UC 10:
- a CDS encoding T9SS type A sorting domain-containing protein: MKTILLILALICVNLTGYAQWSTDPTQSNLILQVSNTLREFTLHTDNNGGTFLVWEDWRTFGPNIYAQRITTEGLPQWGENEGHIVRAVQGNGEIIAYIAEIGSTSDGNGNAIIAWSDTRDGYQVYVQKINGTGQTQWQDKGLSICTNCSYSERLRIISDGSGGAIIAWSGEKAFFEAGEVYIQRINADGEGQWQSNGLRVTNNDEYIKNFLNIVSDGNGGAIVTWEYLQNGINEIRAQHIDNNGNPQWAADGIVLGTFSSGIGKQPESIADGNGGIITVWYDVRNSSGNLYAQRINADGQPQWTLGGLPVCTANEDQINPKIISDTQGGAIIAWQDPRNGPSNTDIYTQRINASGQAQWTADGILVCARPSNQGGPQMTPDGEGGAVISWSDNPADDIFYNDVDMYAQRLNGSGALLWGNNGAPVAIGERSQGPVAITTDDNGGFVVVSLSDASIFASRLNKDGSLPVTLVSFEGRKENDNAVLTWKTSQETNNKGFEIERSDDGKHFEKIGFVDTHSYGSDTIRNYQYLDTNPSAGSNYYRLKQLDHDGKFAYSKIVNVNFGKASRMFVYPNPTMGDLFIETERASGRIQITDMLGRTVFEKHMVNPRTYIDVKGLSPGMYILREGASSQVFVKQ; encoded by the coding sequence ATGAAAACAATACTACTAATACTGGCACTTATCTGTGTAAACCTGACTGGCTATGCCCAATGGAGCACAGATCCGACGCAAAGCAATTTAATTCTTCAGGTTTCAAATACGTTAAGAGAATTTACCCTTCACACAGATAACAATGGCGGAACGTTCCTTGTCTGGGAAGATTGGCGAACGTTTGGGCCGAATATCTACGCACAGCGCATTACTACGGAGGGGTTACCTCAATGGGGTGAGAATGAGGGCCACATCGTGCGTGCTGTACAGGGGAATGGTGAGATCATTGCATATATCGCTGAAATTGGATCAACAAGTGATGGAAATGGAAATGCCATCATCGCTTGGTCAGATACACGGGATGGTTACCAGGTTTATGTTCAAAAAATTAATGGAACTGGTCAGACGCAGTGGCAAGACAAGGGACTCAGCATATGCACCAATTGTTCCTATTCCGAAAGATTAAGGATAATAAGCGACGGAAGTGGTGGAGCTATCATTGCATGGAGTGGTGAGAAAGCTTTCTTTGAAGCTGGAGAAGTATATATTCAGCGGATTAACGCAGATGGTGAAGGTCAATGGCAAAGCAATGGTCTGAGAGTAACCAACAATGATGAATACATTAAAAATTTTCTAAACATTGTAAGCGATGGAAATGGTGGTGCAATTGTGACATGGGAATATTTGCAGAATGGAATAAATGAAATACGTGCGCAACACATAGATAACAATGGAAATCCTCAATGGGCAGCCGATGGGATTGTTTTGGGTACCTTTTCCTCAGGTATTGGAAAGCAGCCTGAATCGATAGCTGACGGCAATGGTGGAATAATAACAGTTTGGTACGATGTCCGTAATTCTTCCGGGAATCTGTATGCGCAAAGGATCAATGCGGATGGGCAACCTCAATGGACTCTGGGAGGACTGCCCGTTTGCACTGCAAACGAAGATCAGATAAATCCTAAGATCATCAGTGATACGCAGGGCGGGGCAATCATCGCTTGGCAAGATCCGAGAAATGGTCCTTCTAACACTGATATTTATACTCAGAGGATCAATGCAAGCGGCCAGGCTCAATGGACAGCCGACGGAATACTTGTATGTGCGCGACCTTCCAATCAAGGTGGTCCACAAATGACCCCTGACGGCGAGGGTGGCGCTGTGATAAGTTGGTCTGACAACCCGGCTGACGACATTTTTTATAATGACGTGGACATGTATGCCCAGCGCCTGAACGGCTCAGGAGCGTTACTTTGGGGAAATAATGGCGCCCCGGTTGCCATTGGCGAAAGAAGTCAGGGCCCTGTAGCAATCACCACTGACGATAATGGAGGTTTTGTTGTCGTCTCGCTGTCCGATGCCAGCATATTTGCATCCCGCCTCAACAAAGATGGCTCACTTCCTGTAACCCTGGTCTCCTTTGAGGGCCGTAAGGAAAATGACAACGCAGTTTTAACCTGGAAAACCAGCCAGGAAACCAATAACAAGGGTTTCGAAATCGAAAGAAGTGATGATGGGAAGCATTTCGAAAAGATTGGCTTTGTTGACACGCACAGTTACGGCTCAGACACCATTCGCAATTATCAGTATCTGGACACAAATCCTTCGGCAGGGTCAAACTACTATCGCCTGAAACAACTGGATCATGACGGCAAGTTTGCTTACAGTAAAATAGTGAATGTTAATTTCGGCAAGGCTTCCCGCATGTTTGTCTATCCAAATCCTACGATGGGTGATCTTTTTATTGAAACAGAGCGCGCTAGCGGACGTATACAGATCACAGATATGCTCGGCCGGACTGTTTTTGAAAAGCATATGGTCAACCCCAGGACATATATTGACGTCAAAGGTTTATCACCTGGAATGTACATCCTCAGGGAAGGTGCTTCAAGTCAGGTTTTCGTGAAGCAATGA
- a CDS encoding T9SS type A sorting domain-containing protein: MKTILLILALIGVNLTGFAQWSTDPTQSNLIRQGTNTIREFTLHTDNNDGTFLVWEDWRTFGPNIYAQRITTVGLPQWGENEGHIVRAMQGNEELVASIAEIGSISDGNGNAIIAWSDDREAHSQVYVQKINGTGQTQWQNRGLNICTNCVVARRLKIAGDGNGGAIIAWTGTSEGDKPSEVYIQRINSSGVGQWQNNGVKVTQSEDYGNDLLDIVSDGNGGAIITWKQNSDSPYGPNPMLAQRIDQNGNALWDADGVPMGIIIADVHQPSSITDGNAGIITVWYDVRNSSGNLYAQRINADGQPQWTLGGIPVCTATEEQTNPRIISDAQGGAIIAWEDARNGPSNHDIYAQRINASGQAQWTAYGIPVCAQSSNQGGPLMTPDEDGGAVLTWSDTRNADVFYGDRDVYAQRLNGAGALLWENNGAPVAIGERSQGPVAITTDDNGGFVIVSRTDASIFASRLNKDGSLPVTLVSFEGRKENDNAVLTWKTSQETNNKGFEIERSEDGKQFEKIGFVDPYSYGSDTIRNYQYLDTNPSAGSNYYRLKQLDHDGKFAYSKIVNVNFGKASRISVYPNPTVGDLFIETMHAGGRIQITDMLGRIVFERRMVNPRTYIDVKDLSPGMYILREGASSQAFVKQ, encoded by the coding sequence ATGAAAACAATACTACTGATATTGGCACTTATTGGTGTGAACCTGACTGGCTTCGCGCAATGGAGCACAGATCCGACACAAAGCAATCTAATACGTCAGGGAACGAACACGATAAGAGAATTTACCCTTCACACAGATAACAATGATGGAACATTCCTTGTCTGGGAAGATTGGCGAACTTTTGGGCCGAATATCTACGCACAGCGCATTACCACGGTCGGGTTGCCTCAGTGGGGTGAAAATGAGGGCCACATTGTGCGCGCTATGCAGGGGAATGAGGAGCTGGTTGCATCCATTGCTGAAATCGGATCCATAAGTGATGGAAATGGAAATGCCATCATTGCATGGTCAGATGACCGGGAAGCGCACTCCCAAGTTTATGTCCAAAAGATTAATGGAACTGGTCAAACACAGTGGCAAAACAGGGGGCTTAACATATGCACTAATTGCGTAGTCGCAAGAAGATTGAAAATTGCAGGTGACGGGAATGGTGGCGCTATCATCGCGTGGACTGGAACCAGCGAAGGTGACAAACCGTCAGAAGTTTATATTCAGCGAATTAATAGTAGCGGGGTAGGTCAATGGCAAAACAATGGCGTGAAGGTCACTCAGAGCGAAGATTATGGTAATGATTTATTAGATATAGTTAGTGATGGAAATGGCGGCGCAATAATAACCTGGAAGCAAAACTCGGATTCGCCGTATGGCCCTAATCCAATGCTCGCACAACGAATCGATCAGAATGGCAATGCACTTTGGGACGCTGATGGGGTTCCAATGGGTATTATTATTGCCGACGTACATCAACCTAGTTCCATTACTGATGGCAATGCCGGAATAATAACAGTCTGGTATGACGTCCGTAATTCTTCCGGAAATCTGTATGCCCAAAGGATCAATGCGGACGGACAACCTCAATGGACACTTGGAGGAATACCCGTTTGTACTGCGACTGAGGAGCAGACTAATCCCAGGATCATCAGTGATGCGCAGGGCGGGGCAATCATCGCTTGGGAAGATGCTAGAAATGGTCCTTCTAACCATGACATTTATGCGCAACGGATCAATGCAAGCGGCCAGGCTCAATGGACAGCCTACGGGATACCTGTGTGTGCGCAGTCCTCCAATCAAGGTGGTCCACTAATGACCCCTGACGAGGATGGTGGGGCTGTTTTGACTTGGAGTGACACCCGAAATGCAGACGTTTTTTACGGCGATAGAGATGTATACGCCCAACGCCTGAATGGCGCAGGAGCTTTACTTTGGGAAAACAATGGCGCCCCGGTTGCAATTGGAGAAAGAAGTCAGGGCCCTGTCGCCATCACCACTGACGATAATGGAGGTTTTGTTATCGTCTCGCGGACTGATGCCAGCATCTTTGCATCCCGCCTCAACAAAGATGGCTCGCTTCCCGTAACCCTGGTCTCCTTTGAGGGCCGTAAGGAAAATGACAACGCAGTTTTAACCTGGAAAACCAGCCAGGAAACTAATAACAAAGGCTTTGAAATCGAACGCAGTGAGGATGGGAAGCAATTCGAAAAAATTGGCTTTGTTGACCCATACAGTTACGGATCAGACACCATTCGCAACTATCAGTATCTGGACACAAATCCTTCGGCAGGGTCAAACTACTACCGCCTGAAACAGCTGGACCATGACGGCAAGTTTGCTTACAGTAAGATCGTTAATGTTAATTTCGGCAAGGCTTCCCGCATATCCGTTTATCCAAATCCTACTGTGGGTGACCTTTTTATCGAAACAATGCACGCTGGTGGACGTATACAGATCACAGACATGCTTGGCCGGATTGTTTTTGAAAGGCGTATGGTCAACCCCAGGACATATATTGACGTCAAGGATTTATCACCTGGAATGTACATCCTTAGGGAGGGTGCTTCAAGTCAGGCTTTTGTGAAGCAATAG
- a CDS encoding T9SS type A sorting domain-containing protein: MSVYPNPTMGDLFIETARAGGRIQITDMLGRVVFEKRMVKPRTYIDIKDLSPGMYILREGASSQVFVKQ, encoded by the coding sequence ATGTCCGTCTATCCGAACCCTACGATGGGTGATCTTTTTATCGAAACAGCGCGTGCTGGTGGACGTATACAGATCACGGACATGCTCGGGCGGGTTGTTTTTGAAAAGCGCATGGTCAAGCCCAGGACATATATTGACATCAAGGATTTATCACCGGGAATGTACATCCTCAGAGAGGGTGCTTCAAGTCAGGTTTTCGTGAAGCAATAG
- the porT gene encoding type IX secretion/gliding motility protein PorT/SprT, whose protein sequence is MLLLLFAVQDIRAQGTGYRRKHLEYYDDKPIHYGILFAVPFTRFNVRHNSDFLQKDSAYVIQSPTQASFRMGFTVNAFLTEHFDLRTTPSVSLYERQVKFSYPNGADRIEKRESTWIEVPLLLKYKSLRRVNSRMYMVAGVTLGIETNVKRARGGSTSRLDTKSSDFSIDYGVGYEQFFEFFKFAPELRFSHGLTNMLQPSKNSVGSGINRLSTHTVTLYLNFE, encoded by the coding sequence ATGCTGCTGCTACTCTTCGCAGTGCAGGATATCAGGGCGCAGGGTACAGGTTATAGGCGAAAGCACCTTGAGTATTACGACGACAAGCCGATCCACTACGGAATTCTTTTCGCGGTGCCCTTTACCAGATTTAATGTCAGGCACAATAGCGATTTCCTGCAGAAGGATTCGGCATATGTGATCCAATCGCCTACCCAGGCTTCGTTCCGCATGGGCTTTACCGTTAATGCTTTCCTTACCGAACATTTTGACCTTCGTACCACGCCATCGGTATCTTTATATGAACGGCAGGTCAAGTTCAGTTATCCAAATGGTGCTGACAGGATTGAAAAGCGCGAATCTACCTGGATAGAAGTTCCTTTGCTGCTTAAATACAAATCGCTTCGGCGGGTCAATTCGCGGATGTATATGGTTGCAGGCGTGACGCTGGGCATTGAAACGAATGTAAAACGCGCACGGGGAGGCAGTACCTCGCGGCTGGACACAAAATCGAGCGATTTTTCAATAGACTATGGCGTGGGTTATGAGCAGTTTTTCGAGTTTTTCAAATTCGCGCCAGAGCTGCGCTTTTCTCACGGGTTGACAAATATGCTTCAGCCATCAAAAAATTCCGTCGGTTCAGGGATCAACAGACTTTCCACGCATACGGTGACATTGTATTTGAACTTTGAGTAA
- the ubiE gene encoding bifunctional demethylmenaquinone methyltransferase/2-methoxy-6-polyprenyl-1,4-benzoquinol methylase UbiE — MSVVPYKDKEGSKREQVAEMFDNISPKYDLLNHLLSAGVDIYWRKRAIKLLKKQQPKIILDIATGTGDFAIEALALNPEKIIGVDISEGMLAVGREKVAKIGKQDIISLQTGDSESLAFADNYFDAIIVSFGVRNFQNLLAGLTEMNRVMKPGGNCVVVEFSKPRSFPFKQFYNFYFKYILPIIGKTVSKDSSAYTYLPESVQAFPDGAAFLEIYKKAGFINTKCISLTFGICSIYIGQK; from the coding sequence ATGAGTGTAGTACCCTATAAAGACAAAGAAGGCAGTAAACGGGAGCAGGTAGCGGAAATGTTCGATAATATTTCGCCAAAATATGACCTCCTGAACCACCTGCTCAGCGCGGGCGTGGATATTTACTGGCGGAAACGGGCGATCAAATTGCTGAAAAAACAGCAGCCAAAGATTATTCTGGATATCGCCACTGGTACCGGTGATTTCGCCATTGAAGCGCTGGCGCTAAATCCGGAGAAAATTATCGGCGTAGACATTTCGGAGGGAATGCTGGCTGTGGGCAGGGAAAAAGTCGCGAAAATAGGCAAGCAGGACATTATATCACTTCAAACAGGCGATTCGGAAAGTTTGGCTTTTGCAGACAATTATTTTGACGCGATTATCGTTTCGTTTGGAGTACGCAATTTTCAGAATTTACTGGCCGGATTGACAGAGATGAACCGCGTGATGAAGCCAGGAGGGAATTGTGTGGTAGTAGAGTTTTCCAAGCCGCGCAGCTTTCCTTTCAAGCAGTTTTACAATTTTTATTTCAAATATATATTACCAATCATAGGAAAGACCGTCTCAAAGGATAGTTCAGCTTATACCTATTTACCAGAGTCGGTCCAGGCATTTCCGGACGGGGCCGCCTTCCTTGAAATTTATAAGAAAGCAGGTTTTATTAATACCAAATGCATATCACTTACCTTCGGGATCTGCTCCATTTACATCGGGCAAAAATAG
- a CDS encoding Fic family protein, producing MKNFKAGAVTNQGYYKSFQPENINRDWHVDDMQLLGLLSKADRDLGRLDMYSEYVHIDLYIRMHIAKEATQSSKIEGTRTNMEEAFLEKDEISMEKRDDWEEVQNYISAMNEAVKQLHTLPFSSRLIRQTHKILLQGVRGRHKQPGEYRTSQNWIGGASINDAVFVPPVHSSIADLMSDIEKFANDEINPLPDLLKIGLIHYQFETIHPFLDGNGRVGRLLITLYLVNKGILKQPILYLSDYFERNRALYYDNLMRARTHNDINQWLKFFLVGVIEISKTGVKTFDGILQLQRNLEVKLQSFGTRAAEAKKIVEYLYEQPVIDVARIEAITGKSKATNYKLLADFERLEILQEVSGGLRNKLYVFKDYLDLFR from the coding sequence ATGAAGAACTTTAAAGCAGGCGCGGTCACCAACCAGGGGTATTATAAAAGCTTTCAACCCGAAAACATAAATCGGGACTGGCATGTAGATGATATGCAGCTACTTGGCTTACTAAGCAAAGCCGACAGGGACCTTGGCCGATTGGACATGTATTCGGAATATGTACATATTGACCTGTACATTCGCATGCATATCGCAAAAGAAGCTACCCAATCATCCAAAATTGAAGGCACCCGAACCAACATGGAGGAGGCTTTTCTGGAAAAAGATGAAATTTCGATGGAAAAACGCGATGACTGGGAGGAAGTGCAAAACTACATCAGCGCAATGAATGAGGCTGTGAAACAACTGCATACGCTCCCATTTTCGTCCCGGCTCATACGACAGACGCATAAGATATTACTTCAGGGAGTGCGTGGCAGGCATAAGCAGCCCGGCGAGTACCGCACGAGCCAAAATTGGATTGGCGGAGCAAGTATCAATGACGCCGTATTTGTACCGCCGGTGCATAGTTCGATTGCGGACCTGATGTCGGACATTGAAAAATTCGCAAATGACGAAATCAACCCTTTGCCCGACTTATTGAAAATCGGGCTGATCCACTATCAATTTGAAACAATCCACCCGTTTCTCGATGGAAACGGGCGAGTTGGGCGGTTATTGATTACACTTTATCTGGTCAATAAAGGAATACTTAAACAGCCAATCCTTTATTTATCGGATTATTTTGAGAGAAACAGGGCTTTGTATTACGACAATTTGATGCGCGCCCGGACACACAATGATATCAATCAATGGTTAAAATTCTTTCTGGTCGGTGTTATTGAAATCTCTAAAACAGGCGTGAAGACCTTTGATGGCATTTTGCAGCTACAACGAAATCTTGAAGTCAAACTCCAATCTTTCGGCACACGCGCCGCAGAGGCAAAAAAAATCGTGGAGTACCTATACGAGCAGCCGGTTATTGACGTGGCCCGAATTGAGGCAATCACAGGAAAATCGAAGGCTACTAACTACAAATTATTGGCGGACTTTGAAAGGTTGGAAATACTGCAAGAGGTATCAGGCGGGCTACGGAACAAGCTTTATGTATTTAAGGATTACCTAGACCTATTTCGATAG
- a CDS encoding choice-of-anchor A family protein → MKIFSTLTYNVSSLKFYRYALISSITLLWLGQQSVAQGSRTRLTIPDEFLSANFIGNGNFNAIIFGDFQTNSGDVEGRLAVAGNMNINTGGYSVGTGGVGVNAPDFTDNLVVNGQFNNAGGGNWGLRGNLIYNTAPTGNVLPSLLAPGSTITGGVLDHIKFSDNKLLGYYRTLSGLLNTLENTGTVTFDGYHQYVLKGTSDGLNVFNITLPDNMSSDEIRVEIPTGASAIINILNQTLSINGGSMKMNGADEANVRVLFNFPNATAISLAHYKFLGSFLAPKAGLSGNGGSINGQSIIGGHFNQLNGFEFHNFYFSENTITLPVSLAKFTASKEGQSVNLNWTTTSETNSSHFDIEHSVNGKSWNRIGTVSSHQESSQSRHYSFTDQSPVDGENLYRLKMVDLDETFAYSNIESIKIKTGSAITLFPNPTADRILVSNSADIKQVTIVDFFGRNVYKAVKITSEGIDCKNLASGMYVVTTTHFDGAMNSQKVLIRK, encoded by the coding sequence ATGAAAATTTTTTCTACATTGACCTACAATGTGTCATCGCTAAAATTTTATCGATACGCGCTAATTAGTTCTATCACTTTGCTTTGGCTTGGGCAACAGTCAGTTGCGCAGGGTTCCAGGACGAGACTGACCATTCCCGATGAATTTTTGTCGGCTAACTTTATTGGGAATGGTAATTTTAACGCCATCATTTTCGGGGATTTTCAAACCAATTCAGGTGACGTGGAAGGTAGGCTGGCCGTTGCCGGGAATATGAATATCAATACCGGAGGTTACAGCGTTGGAACCGGGGGAGTGGGAGTTAATGCGCCGGATTTCACGGATAATCTGGTTGTTAATGGTCAGTTTAATAATGCTGGCGGCGGTAACTGGGGACTTCGGGGAAATCTGATTTACAACACCGCTCCGACAGGCAACGTGCTTCCGAGCTTGCTGGCGCCCGGCTCCACAATAACAGGCGGAGTATTGGATCACATCAAATTTTCAGATAATAAGCTGCTTGGTTATTACCGGACACTCAGTGGGCTATTGAACACACTTGAAAATACCGGGACGGTCACCTTCGATGGTTACCACCAATATGTGCTGAAAGGTACGAGCGATGGTTTGAATGTCTTTAACATCACGTTACCAGACAATATGAGTAGCGACGAAATCAGGGTGGAAATACCGACTGGCGCGTCGGCGATCATCAATATCCTAAACCAGACGCTTTCCATCAATGGCGGCAGCATGAAAATGAATGGTGCGGACGAAGCGAATGTCAGGGTGCTGTTCAACTTCCCTAATGCAACTGCAATTTCCCTCGCACATTATAAATTTTTGGGAAGCTTCCTGGCGCCGAAGGCTGGTTTGAGTGGTAATGGTGGCTCTATTAACGGACAGTCGATTATCGGTGGACATTTTAATCAACTAAATGGATTTGAGTTTCATAATTTCTACTTTTCCGAAAATACCATTACGTTGCCGGTCAGTCTGGCGAAATTTACGGCTTCAAAGGAAGGTCAATCAGTAAATCTTAATTGGACAACCACTTCTGAAACCAACAGCAGCCATTTTGATATCGAGCACAGCGTTAACGGGAAATCCTGGAACCGGATTGGAACGGTGTCGTCGCATCAGGAAAGCAGTCAGTCGAGACATTATTCGTTTACTGATCAATCTCCTGTCGACGGTGAAAATTTGTACCGTCTTAAAATGGTAGACCTCGACGAAACATTTGCTTACAGCAATATCGAAAGTATAAAGATTAAAACAGGATCAGCTATTACGCTATTTCCAAATCCGACAGCCGACCGGATATTAGTTAGTAATAGCGCTGACATTAAGCAAGTTACGATTGTCGATTTTTTTGGGCGTAATGTATACAAAGCCGTGAAAATCACATCAGAAGGTATAGATTGCAAAAATCTGGCATCAGGAATGTACGTTGTGACAACCACGCATTTTGATGGTGCCATGAATTCTCAAAAGGTTTTGATTCGTAAGTAG
- a CDS encoding cytochrome-c peroxidase — MKNRLFSALCLAVVILFCAAIFRNNSGTKTSAAQKAREIYLNEMKRLDSMLVAYPTYFLDSNYAARVRVYTDLARQFKRVELFFLYFYPEKAYTTMWQPIQATKQPVGPALPDNFLIAGPFGIDADSVVAKSSKANRDFEKMFITRAANNFRATLAGLQYEKNIPLMTDAQVMEAMKLQMFNITSVGLGNGDFQLNPVNLPCVQAEIEVWSKVLRLYLAQLPSSSKNLKTQIEHLLNETEKYLVLNTDFDTFDRMELLTSYLNPLSKHLVTVRKMLNIHAEHRFAALNPETSGLFEADIFNLSFFTPDSSVTLFKERAELGKVLFFDPILSDNNERSCASCHKPEMAFTDGLGKSMSFTLDQLLRNAPTVINSVFQPSQFWDSRVNSLEDQADSVIMNPNEMHGTSFEIVTERITASEDYIKLFNKAFPETIKHGIARKHIKSAIATYERTLVGLNSRFDKYMRGDKSALTSQEINGFNVFMGKGRCGSCHYAPLFNGTVPPYFAISDHRSLGVPVKDTMSKYELDADVGLQHSTRNPLFKSSFKVPTVRNAALTAPYMHNGIYQTLDQVVDFYNHGAGNKFGFRGLFITILPDSLNLNVTEKKDLISFIHTLTDTSGTSERPKHLPKIKGKFAALNDRIIGGKF, encoded by the coding sequence ATGAAAAACAGACTTTTTTCGGCGCTGTGCCTTGCCGTAGTTATTTTGTTTTGCGCCGCTATTTTCCGCAATAATAGTGGGACGAAGACCAGCGCCGCCCAAAAGGCAAGGGAAATCTATCTGAATGAAATGAAGCGGCTGGACTCTATGCTCGTTGCGTACCCTACCTATTTTTTGGATAGCAACTATGCCGCAAGGGTTCGAGTTTACACCGATCTCGCGCGGCAGTTCAAGCGTGTGGAGCTTTTCTTCCTCTATTTTTATCCTGAAAAAGCATACACAACGATGTGGCAGCCGATCCAGGCTACAAAGCAGCCGGTCGGGCCAGCATTACCAGACAATTTCTTGATAGCCGGGCCTTTCGGTATCGATGCGGATTCAGTCGTCGCCAAATCAAGTAAGGCGAATCGCGATTTTGAAAAAATGTTCATTACGCGTGCTGCCAATAACTTCCGGGCGACGTTGGCGGGATTACAATACGAGAAAAACATTCCACTGATGACAGATGCACAGGTCATGGAAGCCATGAAACTGCAAATGTTCAATATCACCAGCGTCGGGCTCGGCAATGGCGATTTTCAACTCAATCCGGTCAATTTGCCGTGCGTTCAGGCTGAAATAGAGGTTTGGAGTAAGGTCCTGAGATTATATCTGGCGCAGCTTCCCAGCTCTTCCAAAAACCTCAAAACCCAGATTGAACATTTGCTCAACGAGACTGAAAAATACCTAGTGTTAAATACTGATTTTGACACATTTGATAGAATGGAATTGTTGACCAGCTATCTGAATCCACTCTCCAAACATTTGGTTACAGTCAGAAAAATGCTGAATATCCACGCCGAACACCGCTTTGCAGCCCTTAACCCCGAGACTAGTGGACTGTTTGAAGCCGATATTTTCAACCTGTCTTTCTTCACGCCCGACAGTAGCGTTACGCTTTTCAAGGAGCGCGCGGAATTAGGCAAAGTCCTGTTTTTCGACCCGATTCTCTCCGACAATAACGAGCGCTCCTGTGCGTCGTGTCACAAACCTGAAATGGCATTTACCGATGGTTTGGGAAAAAGTATGAGCTTCACGCTCGATCAGCTGCTCCGGAATGCACCTACGGTTATCAATTCGGTTTTCCAGCCGTCACAGTTTTGGGATTCCCGTGTTAATTCGCTCGAAGATCAGGCGGATTCTGTGATCATGAATCCCAATGAAATGCACGGAACATCCTTTGAGATCGTGACAGAGCGTATTACTGCCAGCGAAGACTATATCAAGCTTTTCAACAAAGCATTCCCTGAAACGATCAAACATGGAATAGCCAGAAAGCACATTAAAAGTGCTATTGCGACTTACGAAAGGACATTAGTTGGTCTAAATTCTCGTTTTGACAAATATATGAGAGGGGATAAATCAGCTTTGACCTCCCAGGAAATAAATGGATTTAATGTCTTTATGGGAAAAGGTCGTTGCGGAAGCTGTCATTATGCGCCTCTGTTTAATGGCACAGTGCCGCCATACTTTGCAATTTCCGACCATCGTAGTTTAGGCGTGCCAGTTAAAGATACGATGAGCAAATACGAGCTTGATGCGGACGTTGGTTTGCAACATTCTACTCGGAATCCTTTGTTCAAGTCTTCATTTAAAGTCCCGACTGTCAGGAATGCGGCCCTCACCGCACCGTATATGCATAATGGTATTTACCAGACGCTGGATCAGGTGGTTGACTTTTACAATCATGGAGCAGGCAATAAATTTGGATTTCGAGGCCTCTTCATAACCATTCTGCCGGATTCATTAAACCTCAACGTCACAGAAAAAAAGGACCTAATTTCGTTCATACACACACTCACGGACACCTCAGGTACCAGTGAGCGGCCGAAGCATTTACCAAAAATTAAAGGCAAATTCGCCGCGCTTAACGATCGTATAATCGGCGGGAAATTTTAG